The Lepus europaeus isolate LE1 chromosome 21, mLepTim1.pri, whole genome shotgun sequence genome has a window encoding:
- the MRPS17 gene encoding small ribosomal subunit protein uS17m produces the protein MSVTRSSVHAKWIVGKVIGTAMQKTAKVRVTRLVLDPYLLKYFNKRKTYFAHDALQQCTVGDIVLLKALPVPRTKHVKHELAEIVFKVGRVIDPVTGKPCAGTTYLESPISVETTHLTKNLEELNLSSTQ, from the exons ATGTCAGTAACTCGTTCATCCGTCCATGCCAAATGGATTGTGGGGAAAGTGATTGGGACAGCAATGCAAAAAACCGCCAAAGTGAGGGTGACCAGGCTTGTGCTGGATCCCTACTTACTAAAG TACTTTAATAAGAGAAAAACCTACTTTGCTCACGATGCCCTTCAGCAGTGCACTGTTGGGGATATTGTGCTTCTCAAAGCTTTACCTGTCCCACGGACAAAGCACGTGAAACATGAACTGGCTGAGATTGTTTTCAAAGTTGGAAGAGTGATAGATCCAGTGACAGGAAAACCCTGTGCAGGCACCACCTACCTGGAGAGTCCAATCAGTGTGGAAACCACCCACCTAACCAAAAACCTGGAAGAACTCAATCTCTCCTCAACACAGTGA